The Streptomyces tendae DNA segment ACGGTACGGGCACGGACGGTGTCGACTGGGACGCGCGGGCGGCCTCCTTCGACGAGGAACCGGACCACGGGCTGCGCGACCCGCGGGTCCGCGCCGCCTGGGCCGACCGCCTGCGGGACTGGCTGCCCGCGCGCCCCGGGGACGTGCTGGACCTCGGATGCGGCACCGGCAGCCTCTCCCTGCTCGCGGCCGGACAGGGACACCGGGTCACCGGCGTCGACCGGTCCCCGGCCATGGTGGCGCTGGCCCGGCAGAAGCTCGCCGGGCGCCACGCGGTGTTCCTCACCGGCGACGCGGCGGCCCCGCCCGTCGACGGCGAGCGCTACGACGCCGTCCTCGTCCGGCACGTGCTGTGGACGATGCCCGAGCCGGACCGGGCCCTTCGGCGCTGGCACGACCTGCTGCGGCCGGGCGGACGGCTCGTGCTGGTCGAGGGGGTGTGGGGGACCGTGAGCCCGGTCGGCATACCCGCGGACCGGCTCATCGCCCTCCTCGCCCCGCTCACCCCGCGGGTGCGCGTGGAGCGGCTGTCCGGGGACCTGGCGCTGTGGGGGCGCGAGGTCGACGACGAGCGGTACGCGGTGGTCGCCCTGCGCGACTGAACCGGCCCGGCGGTGTCTCAGCCGAGCAGGGTCACGAGGCCGGCCCCCCGGGCCAGGGCGTCCAGCTCGTCGAGGGCGGCCACCGCCGCCGCCGCGGCGGCCGGGTCCGTCGCGGACAGACCGCTCGCCGCGAACTCGTCCTCGTCCAGCCGCCGTACGTCCGTGCCGTCCGCGGACACCCACAGGTCCAGGTCGAGGTCCTCGACGACCAGGCGCCCGGCGGACACCTCGGCCGGACGGGTGACGTCGCAGTAGTGGCCCTTGAGGGTCCGCGCGGAGGTGCGCACCTCCTTCACGGAGTACCAGCGGTCACGCCAGTAGTGCTCCGTGAAGACGTCCCCGGGCTCGAACCGGACGAAGCCGAAGTCGCGCACGCCCTCGCCCGCCCAGGGGGCGCGCACACTGACCCGGGTGCCGTCGTCGGCGAGCAGGGCCGCCGGGTACCGGATCTTCGTGCGGCCCGCCTTGACGAGGACCACCTCCACCGTGGCCGGACCGCCGGCCGGGAGGGCCGGGTCAGCCGAGTTCGCGGACATACCGCACCTCCGTCCCGCAGATCTCGTAGCCGAACCATGTGTTGATCGCGATCATCGGGCCGTTCCCGGTGTCGTTGCCGGTGAAGGCCTCGGTGAGCCCGGCGGCGCGGGCGCGGTGCAGCGAGTCGTTCTTGGCGAGCTTGGCCAGGCCCCGGCCGCGGTGGGCGCGGGCCGTCCCCGTCATGACCGTGCCGTACCGGGTGCCGCCGTCCGTGCGGGCCGCGGAGAACGCGGCGGGACGGCCGTCGACCAGGGCCACCGTGGTCAGCTCGGGGCTGAACAGCGGGTGCTGCCAGGTCTCCCTGAGCCACGCCTCGTAGTCGGTGAACTCCGTGTCCACGTCGCTCGGTTCGTCCGCCGTGGTCTCCGCGTCCAGCAGGAACAGCGGGCGGGGGTCGTCGGCGTAGTCCGAGCCCGGACGCAGCTCCACGCCGGGCGGCGGGTCCTGCGGCGGGGGGAGCGTGCCGTGCGCGAGGTCCAGGCGCAGGAAGTGCGCGGAGCGGCTCTCCCGGTAGCCGTGCAGCTCGGCGAACGCGCGGTTGCCGGGCTCGTCCAGCACCCAGGCGAACAGTCTGGCCGCCCCGTGCGCGGCCAGGTGTTCCTCGGCGGCGCGCACCAGCACCGTCCCCGCGCCCCGGCGGGTGTGCCGGGGGTGCACGTAGACGTTGAGGTTGCCCTGGCCCGCCACGGT contains these protein-coding regions:
- a CDS encoding class I SAM-dependent methyltransferase; this translates as MTSHHGDGTGTDGVDWDARAASFDEEPDHGLRDPRVRAAWADRLRDWLPARPGDVLDLGCGTGSLSLLAAGQGHRVTGVDRSPAMVALARQKLAGRHAVFLTGDAAAPPVDGERYDAVLVRHVLWTMPEPDRALRRWHDLLRPGGRLVLVEGVWGTVSPVGIPADRLIALLAPLTPRVRVERLSGDLALWGREVDDERYAVVALRD
- a CDS encoding DUF402 domain-containing protein, translated to MSANSADPALPAGGPATVEVVLVKAGRTKIRYPAALLADDGTRVSVRAPWAGEGVRDFGFVRFEPGDVFTEHYWRDRWYSVKEVRTSARTLKGHYCDVTRPAEVSAGRLVVEDLDLDLWVSADGTDVRRLDEDEFAASGLSATDPAAAAAAVAALDELDALARGAGLVTLLG
- a CDS encoding GNAT family N-acetyltransferase encodes the protein MTVTVRDLRPDARADLEGFARVRRAALPFILVTPESLAHDLTHLHPDAHYRPLVAVDDEGEVIGTAQVHLTHESTVAGQGNLNVYVHPRHTRRGAGTVLVRAAEEHLAAHGAARLFAWVLDEPGNRAFAELHGYRESRSAHFLRLDLAHGTLPPPQDPPPGVELRPGSDYADDPRPLFLLDAETTADEPSDVDTEFTDYEAWLRETWQHPLFSPELTTVALVDGRPAAFSAARTDGGTRYGTVMTGTARAHRGRGLAKLAKNDSLHRARAAGLTEAFTGNDTGNGPMIAINTWFGYEICGTEVRYVRELG